In a single window of the Rhodanobacter sp. LX-99 genome:
- a CDS encoding enoyl-CoA hydratase/isomerase family protein: MLNITNHDNGIREIQLARPPVNALNLELLRALHAAVDDAVQGGVRGIVLSGAQGLFSAGVDVPALLGRDRAGVREYWREFFALCAALARAPIPLVAAITGHSPAGGAVLALFCDYRVMAEGPYRIGLNEVQVGLIVPESIQLALRRVVGTYRAERLLVAGAMIEAGEALACGFVDELTGVDQVSTRALHWLGELLALPSHAMLATRTLARADLAAAYADLDALPLDGFVEEFFHPQTQAVLQQLVARLKNKSEK; this comes from the coding sequence ATGCTCAACATCACCAACCATGACAACGGGATCCGCGAGATCCAGCTCGCCCGCCCGCCGGTCAACGCACTGAACCTGGAGCTGCTGCGCGCGTTGCACGCTGCCGTCGACGACGCCGTGCAAGGCGGCGTGCGCGGCATCGTGCTGTCCGGCGCGCAGGGGCTGTTCTCCGCCGGCGTCGACGTGCCGGCCCTGCTCGGCCGCGACCGCGCCGGCGTGCGCGAATACTGGCGCGAGTTCTTCGCGCTGTGCGCCGCCCTGGCGCGCGCGCCGATCCCGCTGGTGGCGGCGATCACCGGCCACAGCCCGGCCGGCGGCGCGGTGCTGGCGCTGTTCTGCGACTACCGGGTGATGGCCGAAGGCCCGTACCGGATCGGCCTGAACGAGGTGCAGGTCGGGCTGATCGTGCCCGAGTCGATCCAGCTGGCGCTGCGCCGCGTGGTCGGCACCTACCGCGCCGAGCGGCTGCTGGTCGCCGGCGCGATGATCGAGGCCGGCGAAGCACTGGCCTGCGGCTTCGTCGACGAACTCACTGGCGTCGACCAGGTCAGCACGCGCGCCCTGCACTGGCTGGGCGAACTGCTGGCCTTGCCGTCACACGCGATGCTCGCCACCCGCACGCTCGCCCGCGCCGACCTCGCCGCCGCATACGCCGACCTGGACGCGTTGCCGCTGGACGGTTTCGTCGAGGAGTTCTTCCACCCGCAGACGCAGGCGGTGCTGCAGCAACTGGTCGCTCGGCTGAAAAATAAGAGCGAGAAGTGA
- a CDS encoding DUF4139 domain-containing protein has product MTTAHRSALAFACLAALAGACPAYAADATALTLYRSDSAALYASHGGGDVDDGYAVVREQRSLTLAAGTHDVVIGDLPIFLDPEALALGFPDGNAQVISQRLLLAQGANAALTGLVGRSVDVLGNSGEPLASGTLLRAGDGLLVRDGNGRTSLVTHYAAVRSSGTDFATGSSLSLRVDAARAGQARAVLSYPTSGLGWRAAYVATLQPGAACRMQFESRASIANRSGRDWHDAQVTLIAGEPNMAKASAPRPMMAMARGYSAKAESADMPQQDSVGDYRSYALPAAVELPDGSVSQVPLYATRTLDCVRTALYENGNSFQPQQPILSRDFNLGGGSAIVSTLKLKAFDSLPAGYLRVLTADKNGTPQFIGEGRIDDTPKGSDATITLGTAFDLRATRERTAFSTDKAGRTLDEAFRISLSNAGGSARTVTVREHPSRWRQWTLVSSSSKPSEQTPDTLEFRVDVPANGKAVLDYAVRYSWTADEQPQ; this is encoded by the coding sequence CGACGCCACCGCGCTCACCCTGTATCGCAGCGACAGTGCCGCCCTGTACGCCAGCCATGGTGGCGGCGACGTCGATGACGGCTACGCGGTGGTGCGCGAGCAGCGCTCGCTGACCCTCGCCGCCGGCACCCACGATGTGGTGATCGGCGACCTGCCGATCTTCCTCGATCCCGAGGCACTGGCGCTGGGCTTTCCCGACGGCAACGCGCAGGTGATCTCGCAGCGACTGCTGCTGGCGCAAGGCGCGAATGCGGCGCTGACCGGCCTGGTCGGCCGCAGCGTGGACGTCCTCGGCAACAGCGGCGAGCCGCTGGCCAGCGGCACCCTGCTGCGCGCGGGCGATGGCCTGCTGGTGCGCGACGGCAACGGCCGCACCAGCCTGGTCACCCACTACGCGGCCGTGCGCAGCAGCGGCACCGACTTCGCCACCGGCTCCAGCCTCAGCCTGCGCGTGGACGCCGCGCGCGCCGGCCAGGCCCGCGCCGTGCTCAGCTATCCCACCTCCGGCCTCGGCTGGCGCGCCGCCTACGTGGCGACACTGCAGCCCGGCGCAGCCTGCCGCATGCAGTTCGAATCGCGCGCCAGCATCGCCAACCGCAGCGGTCGCGACTGGCACGATGCGCAGGTCACCCTGATCGCCGGCGAACCGAACATGGCCAAGGCCTCGGCACCGCGGCCAATGATGGCGATGGCACGCGGCTACAGCGCCAAGGCCGAGAGCGCCGACATGCCGCAGCAGGACAGCGTGGGCGACTACCGCAGCTACGCCTTGCCCGCCGCGGTCGAGCTGCCCGACGGCAGCGTCAGCCAGGTGCCGCTGTATGCCACGCGCACGCTGGATTGCGTGCGCACCGCGCTGTACGAGAACGGCAACAGCTTCCAGCCGCAGCAGCCGATCCTCAGCCGCGACTTCAACCTGGGCGGCGGCAGCGCCATCGTCAGCACGCTGAAGCTGAAGGCGTTCGACAGCCTGCCGGCCGGCTATCTGCGCGTGCTCACCGCCGACAAGAACGGCACGCCGCAATTCATCGGCGAGGGCCGCATCGACGACACCCCGAAAGGCAGCGACGCCACCATCACCTTGGGCACCGCGTTCGACCTGCGCGCCACGCGCGAGCGCACCGCCTTCAGCACCGACAAGGCCGGCCGCACGCTGGACGAGGCGTTCCGCATCAGCCTCAGCAATGCCGGCGGCAGCGCCCGCACGGTGACCGTGCGCGAGCATCCCAGCCGCTGGCGCCAATGGACGCTGGTTTCGTCCAGCAGCAAGCCGAGCGAACAGACGCCGGACACGCTGGAGTTCCGCGTCGACGTGCCGGCCAACGGCAAGGCCGTGCTGGATTATGCGGTGCGCTACAGCTGGACCGCCGACGAACAGCCACAATAA